In one window of Prevotella sp. E13-17 DNA:
- a CDS encoding AI-2E family transporter produces MERKTITFDAFVRGIMGAIICVAIYLLLNRLSSVLTPFFIAWFIAYMLLPLVKFFQFKLRLKYRIAGIICAFITVGLVAWGGFILIVPPFIDEAAKIKDLIIAYAESNAMLSNIPDALQTFIHDHFSAEQLKSVITHEGFITEMKAAVPRLWAFASQSVNMVMGLFSITMILLYTLFILLDYERMSTGWVKLLPRKYRHIAQQVVSDVETGMNRYFRGQAMVAFCVGVLFSVGFLIIDFPLAIALGLFIGLLNMVPYLQLLGFIPTIMLAIVKSAETGQNFWMVLSMALVVFAVVQTIQDTILTPKIMGRVTGLNPAIILLSLSVWGALLGLLGMVIALPMTTLLQTYYLRYVIKEDNKTETK; encoded by the coding sequence ATGGAACGAAAGACTATCACATTCGACGCTTTTGTCAGGGGCATCATGGGAGCCATCATCTGCGTGGCCATCTACCTGTTGCTCAACCGTCTAAGCAGCGTGCTCACCCCGTTTTTCATTGCGTGGTTCATAGCCTACATGCTGCTGCCTCTGGTCAAGTTCTTCCAGTTCAAGTTGCGCTTGAAATATCGCATTGCAGGCATCATCTGCGCTTTCATCACAGTGGGACTGGTGGCGTGGGGTGGCTTCATCCTGATTGTACCGCCTTTCATCGACGAAGCAGCCAAGATCAAGGACCTCATCATTGCCTATGCCGAGAGCAACGCCATGCTAAGCAACATCCCCGATGCGCTGCAGACATTCATCCACGACCATTTCAGTGCCGAGCAACTGAAATCCGTGATAACCCACGAGGGATTCATCACCGAGATGAAGGCTGCCGTACCGCGCCTCTGGGCTTTTGCCAGTCAGTCGGTCAACATGGTCATGGGTCTTTTCTCCATCACCATGATACTGCTCTACACGCTGTTCATTCTGCTCGACTACGAGCGCATGTCCACAGGCTGGGTCAAGCTGCTGCCCCGAAAATACAGACACATAGCACAACAGGTGGTGAGCGATGTGGAAACAGGTATGAACCGATACTTCCGCGGACAGGCGATGGTGGCCTTCTGCGTGGGTGTGCTCTTCAGCGTGGGCTTCCTCATCATCGACTTTCCGCTGGCCATCGCCCTCGGACTGTTCATCGGCCTGCTGAACATGGTGCCCTATCTGCAGTTGCTGGGCTTCATACCCACCATCATGCTCGCTATCGTGAAGTCGGCAGAGACAGGACAAAACTTCTGGATGGTGCTCAGCATGGCACTCGTGGTGTTTGCCGTGGTACAAACCATTCAGGACACCATCCTCACACCAAAGATTATGGGACGCGTCACGGGGCTCAACCCTGCCATCATCCTGCTCTCGCTATCCGTATGGGGCGCCTTGCTGGGACTCCTCGGCATGGTCATCGCCCTGCCCATGACTACGTTGCTTCAGACCTACTATCTGCGCTACGTCATCAAGGAAGACAATAAAACAGAAACTAAATAA
- a CDS encoding cofactor-independent phosphoglycerate mutase, with protein sequence MKHLIILGDGMADHKVARLGGKTLLQYARPEYMNRLAKAGRTGRLITIPEGFQPGSEVANTAILGYDLNQVYEGRGPLEAASIGYEMQPDDLALRCNIITLEDGKIITHNGGNLQTEDARVLIDYLNEHLAKPINDKAGYELVKFICGIQYRHLLIIKGGNKHITCAPPHDHPNEEWRRLTPQPLPEREGSNYSQDNEETKKVTTPRPHREGLGAGLTAALLNTLIVRSQELLSQHPYNLDKAARGERMANSIWPWSGGYRPSMQTLMQLYPQIKSGSVISAVDLIQGIGKYAGLRIIKVPGATGLADTNYEGKAQAAIEAIQKDDFVFVHVEATDEAGHDGDLELKLKAINYLDQRLIKPIFEATEKMDEPVCIAILPDHPTPVEQRIHVNEPVPFLIYYKGIQPDHVEHYDEESCVAGSYGLLRLNEFMQTFMSI encoded by the coding sequence ATGAAACATCTCATCATTTTAGGCGATGGCATGGCAGACCACAAGGTGGCACGACTAGGCGGGAAGACACTTCTACAATATGCCCGACCTGAGTACATGAATCGTTTGGCCAAAGCTGGTCGCACAGGGCGACTGATTACCATTCCCGAGGGATTTCAGCCTGGTTCTGAAGTGGCCAACACGGCTATTCTGGGCTATGACCTAAACCAAGTGTACGAAGGACGTGGTCCGTTGGAAGCAGCATCTATTGGCTATGAGATGCAACCCGATGACTTGGCACTCCGCTGCAACATCATCACTCTTGAGGATGGCAAAATTATCACCCATAATGGTGGCAACCTCCAGACGGAAGATGCCCGCGTGCTTATTGATTACCTAAACGAGCACCTGGCAAAGCCTATCAACGACAAGGCGGGTTACGAGCTTGTGAAGTTCATTTGTGGCATCCAGTATCGCCACCTACTCATCATCAAGGGTGGAAACAAGCACATCACTTGTGCACCGCCACACGATCATCCGAATGAGGAGTGGCGCAGACTCACCCCCCAGCCCCTCCCTGAGAGGGAGGGGAGTAATTACTCTCAAGACAATGAAGAAACGAAAAAGGTAACCACTCCCCGCCCTCACAGGGAGGGGCTGGGGGCGGGTCTCACAGCTGCTCTCCTCAACACTCTCATAGTGCGCTCTCAAGAACTACTCTCCCAGCACCCATACAACCTCGACAAGGCTGCACGTGGCGAACGCATGGCCAACAGTATCTGGCCTTGGAGTGGAGGCTATCGTCCCTCTATGCAGACGCTGATGCAACTGTACCCACAGATTAAGTCGGGCTCCGTTATCTCTGCTGTCGATTTGATTCAGGGCATTGGCAAATATGCGGGTCTTCGCATCATCAAGGTGCCTGGAGCCACAGGTCTGGCAGACACCAACTACGAGGGTAAGGCGCAGGCTGCCATCGAGGCCATTCAGAAGGACGACTTCGTGTTTGTCCATGTGGAAGCTACCGACGAGGCTGGCCATGATGGTGACCTTGAACTGAAGCTCAAGGCCATCAACTACTTAGACCAACGTCTTATAAAGCCCATTTTCGAAGCAACAGAGAAGATGGATGAGCCTGTATGCATCGCTATCCTTCCCGACCATCCCACACCTGTCGAGCAGCGCATCCATGTCAACGAGCCCGTGCCTTTCCTTATATATTATAAAGGTATTCAACCAGACCATGTGGAGCACTACGACGAGGAATCGTGCGTCGCAGGCAGTTATGGTCTGCTGCGCCTCAATGAGTTTATGCAGACCTTCATGAGCATTTAG
- the thrA gene encoding bifunctional aspartate kinase/homoserine dehydrogenase I yields MKVLKFGGTSVGSVDSILSLKRIVEAEKTPVIVVVSALGGITDRLIATSKIALAGDDSWKTEFNSIRMRHLDMIDTLFKEQEKHQQLSDIINSLFEELKSIYYGVYLIHDLSPKTEATIVSYGERLSSHIVANLIQGGRRMNSRDFIRTVKKQGKHVLDAELTNLLVKDAFAPICNAADSNTVAVVPGFIARDRDTNETTNLGRGGSDYTAAIIAAALDAEVLEIWTDVDGFMTADPRVIKTAYTINELSYVEAMELCNFGAKVVYPPTIYPVCVKNIPIKVKNTFNPSHPGTLIKQKIENDSKPIKGISSISGTTLITVTGLSMVGVIGVNRRIFSTLAENGISVFMVSQASSENSTSIGVRDEEATQAVDVLNQEFAKEIETGAMFPMHAESGLATIAIVGENMKHTPGIAGKLFGTLGRSGISVIACAQGASETNISFVVDGQYLRKSLNVLHDSFFLSEYKVLNLFICGIGTVGGNLIEQIRSQYETLKETRQLKLNVVGIASSKKAVFNRDGIDLSRYRELLQNSDISKLKQEVIGMNIFNSVFVDCTASEQVANLYQDFLDHNISVVTANKIAASSAYDNYARLKQTALKRGVKFLFETNVGAGLPIIGTINDLLNSGDKILRIEAVLSGTLNFIFNTISREVPFSETVRLAKEKGYSEPDPRIDLCGKDVIRKLVILTREAGYKVEQEDVEKHLFMPDSFFEGSLDEFWKNLPSLDADFETRRQELAKEHKRWRFVAKMETMPTSTNAESPEFKTSVSLEAVDPRHPFYGLEGSNNIVLLTTERYKEYPMLIQGYGAGAGVTAAGVFANVMSIANI; encoded by the coding sequence ATGAAAGTACTGAAGTTTGGCGGCACCAGCGTAGGTTCCGTGGATAGCATCCTCAGTTTAAAACGTATCGTCGAGGCAGAGAAGACACCCGTTATTGTTGTAGTCAGCGCCCTTGGCGGCATCACAGACCGTCTTATTGCCACATCCAAAATAGCGCTTGCAGGCGATGATTCATGGAAAACTGAGTTCAACAGCATACGCATGCGCCACTTGGATATGATTGACACGCTTTTCAAAGAGCAAGAAAAGCATCAGCAATTGTCTGATATCATCAATTCACTTTTCGAAGAGTTAAAGTCTATATATTATGGTGTTTACCTGATTCACGACCTCAGTCCAAAGACCGAAGCAACCATTGTAAGCTACGGTGAGCGTCTGAGCAGCCACATCGTGGCCAACCTGATTCAAGGTGGCCGCCGCATGAATAGCCGCGACTTTATCCGTACTGTAAAAAAACAAGGTAAACACGTGCTCGATGCCGAACTAACCAACTTATTAGTGAAAGATGCTTTCGCACCGATTTGCAATGCTGCCGACAGCAACACCGTGGCTGTAGTGCCAGGCTTTATCGCTCGCGACCGCGACACTAACGAGACTACAAATCTGGGACGTGGTGGTTCCGACTACACAGCTGCCATCATCGCCGCTGCGCTTGATGCCGAAGTTCTCGAGATATGGACCGACGTGGATGGTTTCATGACTGCCGACCCTCGTGTCATCAAGACTGCCTACACCATCAACGAGCTATCCTATGTAGAGGCCATGGAGCTATGTAACTTTGGTGCCAAGGTGGTTTACCCGCCTACCATCTATCCAGTATGTGTAAAAAACATACCTATTAAGGTCAAAAACACTTTCAACCCCAGTCATCCTGGCACACTTATCAAACAGAAGATTGAGAACGACTCGAAGCCTATTAAGGGTATCTCGTCAATCAGTGGTACCACGCTAATCACGGTGACGGGTCTTTCGATGGTGGGCGTTATTGGTGTCAACCGTCGCATCTTCTCCACATTGGCAGAGAATGGCATCTCGGTCTTCATGGTTTCACAGGCCTCTTCAGAAAACTCTACCTCTATTGGTGTTCGCGACGAGGAGGCTACACAGGCTGTAGATGTGCTGAATCAGGAGTTTGCCAAAGAAATTGAGACAGGTGCCATGTTCCCCATGCACGCAGAAAGCGGATTGGCCACTATTGCTATCGTAGGCGAGAACATGAAGCACACGCCAGGTATAGCAGGCAAGTTGTTTGGCACACTAGGACGTTCGGGTATAAGTGTCATTGCATGTGCTCAGGGTGCATCCGAGACAAACATCTCGTTTGTTGTCGATGGGCAGTATCTTCGCAAGTCACTAAACGTGCTACACGATTCTTTCTTCTTATCAGAATACAAAGTCCTCAATCTTTTTATTTGCGGTATTGGTACGGTTGGCGGCAACCTCATCGAGCAGATTCGTTCACAATACGAGACGCTAAAGGAAACACGGCAGCTCAAACTCAATGTGGTGGGTATTGCCTCATCGAAAAAGGCGGTATTCAATCGTGATGGCATTGACCTGAGCAGATACCGTGAACTACTTCAAAATAGTGATATCAGCAAACTAAAACAAGAGGTAATTGGCATGAATATTTTCAACTCGGTATTTGTCGATTGTACAGCATCCGAACAGGTGGCCAACCTCTATCAAGACTTTCTTGACCATAACATATCGGTGGTTACAGCCAACAAGATTGCAGCTTCATCGGCTTACGACAACTATGCCCGTCTAAAACAAACGGCATTAAAACGTGGTGTAAAATTTCTCTTTGAGACCAACGTAGGTGCTGGATTGCCGATCATCGGCACCATCAACGACCTATTGAACTCTGGCGATAAGATTCTACGTATTGAAGCTGTGCTCAGTGGTACCCTGAACTTTATATTTAACACTATCTCACGAGAGGTTCCTTTCTCCGAGACCGTACGACTGGCTAAGGAAAAGGGCTACTCTGAACCAGATCCTCGTATTGACCTCTGTGGCAAAGATGTCATCCGCAAACTGGTTATCCTGACACGTGAGGCAGGCTATAAAGTAGAACAAGAGGATGTAGAAAAACATCTGTTTATGCCCGACAGTTTCTTCGAGGGCTCACTTGATGAATTCTGGAAGAATCTGCCTTCACTCGATGCCGACTTCGAAACTCGGCGCCAGGAACTTGCCAAGGAGCATAAGCGCTGGCGTTTTGTTGCTAAGATGGAGACGATGCCTACTTCCACGAATGCTGAGTCTCCCGAATTCAAGACATCTGTATCGCTTGAAGCTGTAGATCCTCGTCATCCATTCTATGGGCTCGAGGGCTCAAACAATATTGTACTGCTCACCACCGAGCGCTATAAGGAGTATCCTATGCTTATACAGGGGTATGGCGCCGGTGCTGGAGTGACTGCAGCAGGTGTATTCGCAAACGTTATGTCGATAGCAAATATCTGA
- a CDS encoding NAD(P)/FAD-dependent oxidoreductase: MINEYQLRVLPQVAADGAVLRKHIAEEQGLAISTVKAVRVLKRSIDARQRTIFVNLKVRVYVNELPTDDEYEHVDYRDVSERPQVIVVGAGPGGLFAALRLIELGYRPVVLERGKDVHERKKDLANISRTQQVDGESNYCFGEGGAGAYSDGKLYTRSKKRGNTEKILRVFCQHGASTNILADAHPHIGTDRLPQVIEAMRNTIIRCGGEVHFQTKMTALLMENQKVTGCIADEKEYRGPVILATGHSARDVYRYLAEANIQIEAKGIAVGVRLEHPSQLIDQIQYHRKEGRGQWLPAAEYSFVTQVEGRGVYSFCMCPGGFVIPAATGPEQIVVNGMSPASRGTQWSNSGMVVEVRPEDLQNEEMSPLAMMHFQEQLERMCWQQGNMKQTAPAQRMADFVNGRLSSDLPKSSYAPGLIASPLHFWLPKSISSRLQQGFKTFGRQAHGFLTNEAVMIAVETRTSSPVRIVRDAETLQHVQIEGLFPCGEGAGYAGGIVSAGVDGERCAEMCALYMEKIV, translated from the coding sequence ATGATAAACGAATACCAATTACGTGTGTTGCCACAGGTGGCAGCCGACGGGGCGGTGCTCCGCAAACATATTGCCGAAGAACAGGGACTGGCCATCAGCACTGTGAAGGCTGTGCGTGTGTTGAAACGCTCGATAGATGCCCGTCAACGTACCATCTTCGTGAACTTGAAGGTGCGTGTGTATGTGAATGAGCTACCTACCGATGACGAATATGAACATGTGGACTATCGCGATGTGAGTGAACGTCCGCAGGTGATTGTTGTCGGAGCAGGTCCTGGTGGTCTGTTTGCTGCCCTGCGTCTCATTGAATTAGGCTATCGTCCTGTCGTGCTGGAACGAGGCAAGGATGTTCATGAACGCAAGAAGGACTTGGCAAATATCTCTCGCACCCAACAGGTGGATGGCGAAAGCAACTACTGTTTTGGTGAAGGCGGTGCTGGGGCTTATTCAGATGGTAAGCTCTATACTCGCTCGAAGAAGCGCGGTAACACGGAGAAGATACTACGCGTGTTCTGTCAGCATGGTGCTTCGACCAATATCTTGGCCGATGCTCATCCGCACATTGGTACGGACCGACTGCCTCAGGTCATCGAGGCGATGCGCAACACAATCATCCGTTGTGGTGGTGAGGTGCATTTCCAAACCAAGATGACGGCGCTGCTGATGGAAAACCAGAAAGTGACGGGCTGTATAGCCGATGAGAAGGAATACCGGGGACCGGTCATTCTGGCTACAGGCCACTCGGCACGTGATGTGTATCGCTATTTGGCAGAAGCCAATATCCAGATTGAGGCCAAAGGTATTGCTGTGGGTGTACGACTGGAACATCCGTCGCAGCTGATAGACCAGATTCAGTATCACCGCAAAGAGGGCAGGGGACAATGGTTGCCTGCTGCAGAATACTCGTTTGTGACACAGGTAGAGGGACGTGGCGTCTATTCGTTCTGCATGTGTCCCGGCGGTTTTGTGATTCCAGCAGCCACAGGTCCAGAACAGATTGTCGTCAATGGTATGAGCCCCGCTAGTCGAGGAACGCAATGGAGCAACTCGGGAATGGTGGTAGAGGTGCGTCCAGAGGATCTTCAAAATGAAGAGATGTCTCCCCTTGCAATGATGCATTTCCAGGAGCAATTGGAGAGAATGTGCTGGCAACAGGGCAATATGAAGCAAACAGCCCCCGCACAACGTATGGCTGATTTCGTAAACGGCCGACTGAGTAGCGATCTGCCTAAGAGCTCGTATGCGCCAGGGTTGATAGCTTCACCACTGCATTTCTGGTTGCCGAAGTCTATATCTTCACGTCTGCAACAGGGCTTCAAGACGTTTGGACGTCAGGCTCATGGCTTCTTGACCAATGAAGCAGTAATGATAGCTGTGGAGACGCGAACCTCGTCGCCAGTACGTATTGTTCGCGATGCCGAGACATTGCAGCATGTACAGATAGAGGGTCTTTTTCCCTGTGGCGAAGGAGCCGGCTATGCTGGGGGCATCGTGTCGGCAGGTGTCGATGGCGAACGATGCGCAGAGATGTGTGCCCTCTATATGGAAAAAATTGTGTAA
- a CDS encoding AAA family ATPase, giving the protein MNKEEKFVITISRQFGTGGHEIGAELARRLDVKLLDKQILNEVARKFCAVENAVENIEARNPLWRDDFTQFYRSYMAGAEYSGQEHDQTSRQLFEAQAEVIRKIAAQESCVIVGRCGFHIFRNHPNALKIFVHADDECRKQRIGRKYDISESDAAAMIVDNDYSRELYTKTFTGSDWQDARNYDIALNVRKFGVNGAVDFLMNVIDPLN; this is encoded by the coding sequence ATGAATAAGGAGGAAAAATTTGTGATTACCATCAGTCGCCAGTTTGGCACAGGTGGACACGAGATTGGAGCAGAGTTGGCACGCCGTCTTGACGTGAAATTACTGGATAAACAGATATTGAATGAGGTGGCACGCAAATTCTGCGCAGTAGAAAATGCCGTAGAGAATATCGAAGCCAGAAATCCTTTGTGGCGTGATGATTTCACGCAATTCTACCGCTCGTATATGGCGGGGGCGGAATATAGTGGGCAAGAGCACGATCAGACCTCGCGCCAGCTGTTTGAAGCGCAGGCAGAAGTGATAAGGAAGATTGCTGCACAGGAGTCGTGCGTCATCGTAGGACGATGTGGCTTCCACATCTTCCGTAATCATCCCAACGCCTTGAAGATATTTGTTCATGCCGACGATGAATGTCGCAAGCAGCGCATAGGAAGAAAGTATGATATCTCTGAGAGTGATGCTGCAGCAATGATAGTGGATAATGACTATAGTCGCGAACTCTATACAAAGACCTTCACAGGGAGCGACTGGCAGGATGCACGCAATTATGACATTGCTCTCAATGTGAGGAAGTTTGGCGTTAATGGCGCCGTGGACTTCCTGATGAATGTGATTGATCCCTTAAATTAG
- a CDS encoding DnaJ domain-containing protein — MAFGKWIGGWLGWAAYGPLGGLIGFAIGAMFDTATDKGEGGTSSFRLDNQQSREGERNSFFVSMLVLAAYIVRADGKIMHSEMELVRGMLRQNFGPQAAVQGEELIRQLFDEQKRIGAEAYKQNIRQACMQVASHVDYSGRLQLLNFLVMIAQADGRVDAVEVTALKEVAQWMQMSAQEVDSMLHLEGNSLEDAYKVLGVSPDVSDAELKKVYRKLALEHHPDRVSALGDDVRRAAEKKFQEINAAKERIWKARGL, encoded by the coding sequence ATGGCATTTGGTAAATGGATTGGAGGGTGGCTAGGATGGGCTGCCTATGGTCCCCTGGGGGGGCTGATTGGGTTCGCAATAGGTGCGATGTTCGACACCGCAACGGATAAAGGAGAAGGAGGCACGTCCTCCTTCCGTCTTGACAACCAGCAGTCGCGTGAGGGCGAACGCAACAGCTTCTTTGTGTCGATGTTGGTGCTGGCAGCCTATATCGTAAGGGCCGACGGTAAGATTATGCACTCGGAGATGGAACTGGTGAGGGGCATGCTTCGACAGAACTTTGGACCTCAGGCTGCTGTTCAAGGTGAAGAGTTGATACGTCAGCTTTTCGACGAACAGAAACGCATAGGTGCTGAGGCGTATAAACAAAATATTCGTCAGGCTTGTATGCAGGTGGCATCACATGTGGACTATTCAGGACGTCTGCAGTTGCTCAACTTCCTGGTGATGATAGCCCAAGCAGACGGACGGGTAGATGCTGTCGAAGTGACTGCACTTAAAGAAGTGGCACAATGGATGCAGATGTCTGCTCAGGAGGTCGATTCAATGTTGCATTTGGAGGGCAACTCGTTGGAGGATGCCTACAAGGTGTTGGGCGTCAGTCCTGACGTTAGCGATGCTGAACTGAAAAAGGTGTATCGAAAATTAGCATTGGAACATCATCCCGACCGAGTATCGGCACTGGGAGATGACGTGCGACGTGCAGCCGAAAAGAAATTTCAGGAGATCAATGCGGCAAAGGAACGCATCTGGAAAGCCAGAGGACTTTGA
- a CDS encoding 5-formyltetrahydrofolate cyclo-ligase, which produces MKQPAIIVPEGCTEVLLHACCAPCSSAIVEWLMSNGVRPTIFYYNPNIWPREEYEIRKQESKRHAEGLGLKWIDGDYDHAAWRCGVQGLENEPERGGRCEQCFTLRLTRTAEKARELGFRFFATTLASSRWKSLAQIEQAGQKAMAAVPGTEFWAQNWRKGGLQERRNQLLKEKRFYNQQYCGCEFSARNGANTKPLLRAQMREAKRQHQSQLTRMSAEVVERLKPLVAHSSQILAYWPLSDEVDIRPLVNLLIAQGKAVVLPKVTGTITMELRRYSSPDDLREGSYHIMEPMGELFTDYEKIDTVLVPGMAFDAAGHRLGRGKGYYDRFLPRLSHARKIGVCFPFQRVPEVPTDEHDVMVDDVVG; this is translated from the coding sequence GTGAAACAGCCTGCTATTATTGTTCCTGAAGGGTGTACGGAAGTGCTACTGCATGCTTGTTGTGCACCTTGTTCGTCGGCCATTGTTGAGTGGCTGATGAGTAATGGGGTGCGTCCCACCATTTTCTATTATAATCCTAATATTTGGCCACGCGAGGAATATGAGATTCGAAAACAGGAGAGCAAGCGACATGCGGAGGGCTTGGGATTGAAGTGGATTGATGGCGACTATGATCATGCGGCGTGGCGTTGTGGCGTGCAGGGCTTGGAGAACGAGCCGGAACGCGGTGGGCGCTGCGAACAATGTTTCACGTTGCGATTGACCAGAACGGCTGAAAAGGCACGCGAATTGGGATTTCGTTTTTTCGCCACGACATTGGCTTCTAGCAGGTGGAAGAGTCTGGCACAGATAGAGCAGGCAGGGCAGAAAGCTATGGCAGCAGTGCCAGGCACAGAGTTTTGGGCTCAGAACTGGCGTAAGGGTGGTTTGCAGGAACGTCGTAATCAATTGCTAAAAGAAAAACGATTCTATAATCAGCAGTATTGTGGTTGTGAGTTCTCGGCTCGAAACGGTGCCAACACGAAACCACTGCTGCGTGCACAGATGCGTGAGGCCAAACGTCAACACCAATCACAACTGACAAGGATGTCGGCAGAGGTGGTAGAGCGACTCAAGCCTCTTGTTGCACATAGCTCGCAGATTCTTGCCTACTGGCCTTTGTCTGACGAGGTAGATATACGTCCACTCGTAAACCTATTGATTGCCCAGGGAAAAGCTGTCGTTCTCCCTAAGGTTACAGGCACTATAACCATGGAATTGCGCCGCTATAGTTCTCCTGATGATCTGAGGGAAGGATCTTATCATATCATGGAACCTATGGGCGAGTTGTTCACCGACTACGAAAAAATAGATACAGTCCTTGTTCCTGGCATGGCTTTCGACGCAGCAGGTCATCGTTTAGGACGTGGTAAAGGTTATTATGATCGGTTCCTTCCACGGTTGTCTCATGCCAGAAAGATTGGCGTCTGTTTCCCCTTTCAGCGTGTGCCTGAGGTGCCGACAGATGAACACGATGTGATGGTGGATGATGTAGTGGGATAA
- the ffh gene encoding signal recognition particle protein, giving the protein MFENLSERLERSFKILKGEGKITEINVAETLKDVRRALLDADVNYKVAKHFTDTVKQKAMGMNVLTAIKPSQLMVKIVHDELTELMGGKAVELNLEGRPAVILMSGLQGSGKTTFTGKLAKMLKERQHKKPLLVACDVYRPAAIDQLKVVAESVGVDVYTEDGNKNVVEIAQNAIRKAKQENYNVVIVDTAGRLAVDEEMMTEISNLKQAVNPDETLFVVDSMTGQDAVNTAKEFNERLDFDGVVLTKLDGDTRGGAALSIRTVVNKPIKFVGTGEKMEAIDVFHPARMADRILGMGDVVSLVERAQQQFNEEEAKRLEKKIRKNKFDFDDFMGQIQQIKKMGNIKELAGMIPGIGKAIKDVDIDDNAFKSIEAIIQSMTPKERQNPDIINQSRKLRIAKGSGTKLEDVNRLMKQFDQTRKMMKMVTGMDRSRMAQMAAAMKNMKGGMPKF; this is encoded by the coding sequence ATGTTCGAAAATTTAAGTGAGCGACTGGAACGGTCGTTCAAGATACTGAAAGGTGAGGGTAAAATCACTGAGATTAACGTAGCCGAAACTTTGAAGGATGTGCGTCGCGCGCTGTTGGATGCTGACGTAAACTATAAAGTAGCCAAACACTTTACCGATACGGTGAAGCAAAAAGCTATGGGTATGAACGTACTCACCGCGATCAAGCCAAGCCAGTTGATGGTGAAGATTGTTCATGATGAGCTGACAGAGCTGATGGGAGGTAAGGCTGTAGAGCTGAACCTTGAGGGACGCCCCGCAGTCATCCTGATGTCAGGTCTTCAGGGTTCAGGTAAAACCACCTTTACGGGAAAGTTGGCGAAGATGTTAAAGGAGCGCCAGCACAAGAAACCCTTGCTGGTGGCTTGCGATGTATATCGTCCTGCAGCTATCGATCAGCTGAAAGTGGTGGCCGAATCCGTAGGAGTAGATGTATATACCGAGGACGGAAATAAGAACGTCGTAGAGATTGCTCAAAACGCTATACGTAAGGCGAAGCAGGAAAACTATAATGTAGTCATCGTCGATACTGCCGGTCGATTGGCTGTTGATGAGGAGATGATGACGGAAATATCGAACCTGAAGCAGGCTGTCAATCCCGATGAAACACTCTTTGTGGTTGACTCAATGACTGGTCAGGATGCCGTTAATACCGCTAAGGAGTTCAATGAACGATTGGATTTCGATGGTGTCGTGCTGACTAAGTTGGATGGCGACACACGAGGTGGTGCAGCATTGAGTATCCGCACCGTGGTGAACAAGCCCATCAAGTTTGTGGGTACGGGCGAGAAGATGGAAGCTATCGACGTGTTCCACCCTGCACGAATGGCCGATCGTATCTTGGGTATGGGCGACGTCGTGTCGCTGGTAGAACGTGCTCAGCAGCAATTCAACGAGGAAGAAGCCAAGCGCCTGGAGAAGAAGATAAGAAAGAATAAGTTTGACTTCGACGACTTTATGGGTCAGATTCAGCAAATCAAGAAGATGGGTAACATCAAGGAATTGGCTGGAATGATTCCAGGTATTGGCAAGGCTATTAAAGATGTAGATATCGATGACAACGCTTTCAAAAGCATTGAAGCCATCATTCAGTCGATGACACCCAAGGAGCGCCAGAATCCGGATATCATCAACCAGAGCCGCAAACTGCGCATAGCGAAAGGCTCGGGTACGAAATTAGAGGATGTAAACCGACTGATGAAACAGTTCGATCAAACCCGTAAGATGATGAAAATGGTGACGGGTATGGATCGCTCGAGAATGGCGCAGATGGCAGCAGCAATGAAGAATATGAAAGGCGGCATGCCCAAATTTTGA